A genomic stretch from Bosea sp. F3-2 includes:
- the gor gene encoding glutathione-disulfide reductase, translating into MAEFDVDLFVIGAGSGGTRAARIAAGHGARVMIAEEDRIGGTCVIRGCVPKKLFVYASRFAEDFEDAAGFGWTLGTKPSFDWPTLRDAVANEVTRLSGLYRKGLEGAKVEIREERAVIEGPHSVRLVKSGQTVTARHILVATGGWPTFDPPIPGGELGISSNEVFHLPTLPKRLLVVGGGYIALEFASLFARLGVAVTLLHRGDNILRGFDEDIRNRLRDALMEAGIAMRLGCTIERIEELADGARRAHCVHGAPIDADVILVATGRRPNTKGLGLERAGVELGPLCEIAVDAASTSSVPSIHAVGDVTNRVNLTPVAIREGHAFADSTFGNRAWTVDHATVASAVFTTPEIGTVGLSENQAIAAGHEVRIFESGFRPMKATISGRHERIYMKLVVDAKTDKVLGVHILGHDAGEMIQAVAIAVTMGATKADFDRTVALHPSAAEELVTMRTPRAV; encoded by the coding sequence ATGGCTGAGTTCGACGTCGATCTCTTCGTCATCGGCGCCGGTTCCGGCGGCACGCGCGCGGCCCGCATCGCGGCCGGCCACGGCGCCCGCGTGATGATCGCGGAGGAAGACCGGATCGGCGGCACCTGCGTCATCCGCGGCTGCGTGCCGAAGAAGCTCTTCGTCTATGCCAGCCGCTTCGCCGAGGATTTCGAGGACGCGGCCGGCTTCGGCTGGACGCTCGGCACCAAGCCCTCCTTCGACTGGCCAACGCTGCGCGATGCGGTGGCGAACGAGGTCACGCGCCTTTCCGGCCTTTATCGCAAGGGCCTGGAAGGGGCGAAGGTCGAGATCCGCGAAGAGCGCGCCGTCATCGAGGGACCGCACAGCGTTCGGCTGGTCAAGAGCGGCCAGACCGTCACCGCCCGGCATATCCTCGTCGCGACGGGCGGTTGGCCCACATTCGATCCGCCGATCCCAGGCGGCGAGCTGGGGATCTCCTCCAACGAGGTCTTCCATCTTCCGACCTTGCCGAAGCGGCTGCTCGTGGTCGGCGGCGGCTACATCGCGCTGGAATTCGCCAGCCTGTTTGCCCGGCTCGGTGTCGCGGTCACGCTGCTCCATCGCGGCGACAACATCCTGCGCGGCTTCGACGAGGACATCCGCAATCGCCTGCGCGATGCGCTGATGGAGGCGGGCATCGCCATGCGGCTCGGCTGCACCATCGAGCGCATCGAGGAACTGGCTGATGGCGCCCGCCGTGCCCATTGCGTCCACGGAGCGCCGATCGATGCCGATGTCATTCTCGTGGCGACCGGCCGGCGGCCGAACACGAAAGGTCTGGGGCTGGAGCGGGCGGGAGTGGAACTTGGCCCGCTTTGCGAGATCGCCGTTGATGCAGCCTCGACCAGCAGCGTTCCGTCGATCCATGCGGTCGGCGATGTCACCAACCGCGTCAACCTGACTCCGGTCGCGATCCGGGAGGGACATGCCTTCGCCGACAGCACCTTCGGCAATCGGGCATGGACGGTGGATCACGCCACGGTCGCCTCTGCGGTCTTCACCACCCCCGAGATCGGTACGGTCGGCCTGTCGGAGAACCAGGCGATTGCCGCCGGGCATGAGGTCAGGATCTTCGAATCCGGCTTCCGCCCGATGAAGGCGACCATCTCCGGGCGGCATGAGCGCATCTATATGAAGCTCGTCGTCGATGCGAAGACCGACAAGGTGCTCGGCGTCCATATCCTCGGGCATGATGCCGGCGAGATGATCCAGGCCGTTGCCATCGCCGTGACGATGGGCGCGACCAAGGCGGATTTCGACCGCACTGTCGCGCTGCATCCGAGCGCTGCCGAGGAACTCGTGACGATGCGCACGCCTCGCGCCGTTTAG
- a CDS encoding O-antigen ligase family protein translates to MSQTRFADRHESAASPGRLPSRLTAIGAALLILMPLAMWLANRSAPLMLGVAVIPFIAAAVAAGRAGDVVARLRSLLATPLGLALAAFLAWALLSIAWSHKPGASLRAWAELVLPVAFALAIAASGRFRPRPMWLRALALALILACLLSIVELASGLSQRAALSIGKLVSFVFNRPAITALILAVPAIHGLWNAPAARRSDRILAVILGLTVAALALRSESASARLGVAVCVLCWALSACWPRLTLTAAGLALVLTMTMAPVLGLAAHNWLPSVILDRFAVTTGQARIDIWQSFGEVVQARPIIGAGFGTSASMDQHPVAAEVAPEHKTLLGVGHPHDMPLQAWAETGMIGAGILLLAGLLLLVRLRRLPAREMAPRLAMFASAFTISVVGHGAWQGWWIAVLGAGILWFGLGRQGEDHG, encoded by the coding sequence ATGAGTCAGACGCGTTTCGCCGATCGCCACGAATCCGCGGCCAGCCCCGGCAGGCTGCCATCACGCCTGACGGCGATCGGCGCGGCACTCTTGATACTGATGCCGCTGGCGATGTGGCTCGCCAACCGCTCCGCCCCGCTCATGCTCGGTGTGGCCGTCATTCCCTTCATTGCCGCAGCCGTCGCCGCGGGCAGGGCGGGGGATGTCGTCGCGCGCCTGCGGAGCCTGCTCGCGACACCGCTGGGTCTGGCCCTGGCCGCCTTCCTCGCCTGGGCGCTGCTATCGATTGCGTGGAGCCACAAACCGGGAGCTTCCTTGCGGGCCTGGGCGGAGCTTGTGTTGCCGGTGGCCTTCGCGCTCGCGATTGCCGCCTCGGGCCGGTTCAGGCCGCGGCCGATGTGGCTACGCGCGCTCGCGCTCGCGCTGATCCTGGCCTGCCTGCTGTCGATCGTCGAACTCGCCTCTGGTCTCTCGCAGCGAGCCGCGCTCAGCATTGGCAAGCTGGTGAGCTTCGTCTTCAACCGCCCCGCGATCACGGCGCTGATATTGGCCGTTCCGGCGATCCATGGTCTCTGGAATGCGCCGGCTGCACGCCGCTCGGACCGTATATTGGCGGTCATCCTCGGATTGACCGTGGCCGCATTGGCGCTGCGTTCGGAGAGTGCCTCGGCCCGGCTGGGCGTCGCGGTCTGCGTCCTGTGCTGGGCGTTGTCGGCCTGTTGGCCGCGCCTGACGCTGACGGCTGCCGGCCTCGCTCTCGTCCTCACCATGACGATGGCACCGGTGCTCGGCCTCGCGGCTCACAACTGGCTGCCCTCGGTGATCCTGGATCGTTTCGCCGTGACGACCGGGCAGGCTCGCATCGACATTTGGCAGAGCTTCGGCGAGGTGGTGCAGGCGCGGCCGATCATCGGCGCCGGCTTCGGGACCTCGGCCAGCATGGACCAGCATCCCGTAGCGGCCGAGGTGGCGCCGGAGCACAAGACGCTTCTGGGGGTGGGACATCCTCACGACATGCCGCTGCAGGCATGGGCCGAGACCGGCATGATCGGAGCGGGCATCCTCCTCCTGGCGGGCCTTCTCCTCCTCGTGCGACTGCGCCGGCTGCCGGCGCGGGAGATGGCGCCTCGCCTCGCCATGTTCGCGTCGGCCTTCACGATTTCCGTCGTCGGGCACGGAGCCTGGCAGGGTTGGTGGATCGCTGTCCTGGGAGCCGGAATCCTCTGGTTCGGACTGGGGCGCCAAGGAGAAGATCATGGCTGA
- a CDS encoding tripartite tricarboxylate transporter substrate binding protein, which translates to MLTSILKRTALTAVALAALSTAAFAQLNELKIMAPAAPGGGWDGTARSMQQALTASGLVKSVQVNNVTGAGGTIGLAQLIGAKGDGHQLMVNGFVMVGAILLNKSPVNLTQITPIARLTAEAEVIVVPTESPLKTAKDLAERLKADPAKVTWAGGSAGGTDHILAALFAQAVGADAKKINYIPFSGGGEALAAMLGGRVTAGVSGYGEFEGQIKAGKLRVLAVSSGKRLANAPDALTLKEQGIDLELLNWRSVVAPPGLSAEQTKALTETVEKMVKTKEWQEILKARGWDDAFLAGTAFDTFLKGEIERVSKVMTEVGLVK; encoded by the coding sequence ATGCTGACATCTATCCTGAAGCGCACGGCCCTGACAGCGGTGGCTCTCGCCGCTCTGTCGACGGCTGCCTTCGCCCAGCTCAACGAACTCAAGATCATGGCTCCCGCAGCGCCCGGCGGCGGATGGGACGGCACCGCGCGCTCGATGCAACAGGCGCTGACCGCTTCCGGGCTCGTCAAGAGCGTGCAGGTCAATAACGTCACCGGCGCCGGCGGCACGATCGGCCTCGCCCAGCTCATCGGCGCGAAGGGCGACGGCCACCAGCTGATGGTCAACGGCTTCGTGATGGTCGGTGCGATCCTGCTCAACAAGTCGCCGGTCAACCTGACGCAGATTACGCCGATCGCGCGCCTGACCGCCGAAGCCGAGGTCATCGTCGTCCCGACGGAATCCCCGCTCAAGACCGCCAAGGACCTGGCCGAGCGCCTGAAGGCCGACCCGGCCAAGGTGACCTGGGCCGGCGGCTCGGCCGGCGGCACCGACCACATCCTCGCCGCGCTGTTCGCGCAAGCCGTCGGCGCCGACGCCAAGAAGATCAACTACATCCCGTTCTCGGGCGGCGGCGAGGCACTGGCTGCGATGCTCGGCGGGCGCGTCACCGCCGGCGTCTCCGGCTATGGCGAGTTCGAAGGCCAGATCAAGGCAGGCAAACTGCGCGTGCTGGCTGTCTCGTCAGGCAAGCGCCTCGCGAACGCGCCGGACGCACTGACGCTGAAGGAGCAGGGCATCGATCTCGAACTGCTGAACTGGCGCTCGGTCGTCGCGCCTCCCGGCCTCTCGGCCGAGCAGACCAAGGCCTTGACCGAGACTGTCGAGAAGATGGTCAAGACCAAGGAATGGCAGGAGATCCTGAAGGCCCGCGGCTGGGATGACGCTTTCCTGGCCGGCACTGCCTTCGACACCTTCCTGAAGGGTGAGATCGAACGCGTCTCGAAGGTGATGACCGAAGTCGGCCTGGTGAAGTAA
- a CDS encoding tripartite tricarboxylate transporter TctB family protein, with translation MTNETRTQGANKPALIVGVLLLIVAALVGHDASTQTITSTYGIGPTAMPYVVTVGLVILGLAHFVVAFREGLPEPEVADNKALLWIAGGLVFLIACIGLGGGFIIAISVVFACTARGMGRQALLVDAAIGFVLGLVIFLVFAKLLTLILPSGPLEQLFL, from the coding sequence ATGACGAACGAGACTCGGACGCAAGGTGCCAACAAGCCGGCCCTGATCGTGGGCGTGCTGCTGCTGATCGTCGCTGCCCTCGTCGGCCACGACGCCTCCACGCAGACCATTACCTCCACCTATGGCATCGGGCCGACGGCCATGCCCTATGTCGTGACGGTCGGGCTCGTCATCCTCGGCCTGGCGCATTTCGTCGTCGCCTTCCGCGAGGGACTGCCCGAGCCGGAGGTGGCCGACAACAAGGCCCTTTTGTGGATCGCCGGCGGTCTCGTCTTCCTGATCGCGTGCATCGGGCTCGGCGGCGGCTTCATCATCGCGATCTCGGTCGTCTTCGCCTGCACCGCGCGCGGCATGGGCCGGCAGGCCCTCTTGGTCGACGCAGCAATCGGCTTCGTCCTCGGCCTGGTCATTTTTCTCGTCTTCGCGAAGCTCCTGACGCTGATCTTGCCGTCGGGACCGCTCGAGCAACTCTTCCTCTGA
- a CDS encoding tripartite tricarboxylate transporter permease, which yields MDTLLSLLNGFGVALEPSKLLFCLIGVFLGTAVGVLPGIGPALTVALLLPVTFKLDPAGSLIMFAGIYYGGMYGGSTTAILLNAPGESASLATALEGSKMAKAGRGGPALATSAIGSFVAGLIATIGLAFLAPWLVEIAVKFGPWDYFALMIVAFVTVSATFGDSPLRGLTSLFLGITLGLVGIDKLTGQARLTFGVPELLNGVEVTTLAVGLFAVGEAFYVASKRFHAPEEIIPIRGSLWMTKQDWKRSWAPWLRGTAFGFPIGALPAGGAEVPTFLSYSTEKRLCKYPEEFGKGAIEGVAGPEAANNASAAGTLVPLLTLGLPTSATAAIMLAGFQQYGLNPGPLLFAERPDLVWGLIASLFIANVMLVILNLPLIGLWVRLLAIPQPWLYAGILVFATMGTLAVNGSPVELTMLFLFGFVGYLMRRYDYPVAPMVVGLILGPMAEQQLRRALQISLGDPMILLENPISATLLGIAFLALVAPFLMHGLNRFKASED from the coding sequence ATGGATACTTTGCTCTCGCTGCTCAACGGCTTCGGCGTTGCCCTCGAGCCCTCCAAGCTGCTCTTCTGCCTGATCGGCGTCTTCCTCGGCACCGCTGTCGGCGTGCTGCCCGGCATCGGCCCGGCGCTGACCGTCGCGCTGCTGCTGCCCGTCACCTTCAAGCTCGACCCGGCCGGCTCGCTGATCATGTTCGCCGGCATCTATTACGGCGGCATGTATGGCGGCTCGACCACCGCGATCCTGCTCAATGCACCCGGCGAAAGCGCCTCTCTCGCCACTGCGCTCGAAGGCTCGAAGATGGCCAAGGCCGGCCGCGGCGGCCCCGCGCTCGCGACTTCGGCGATCGGCTCCTTCGTCGCCGGTCTGATCGCGACGATTGGGCTTGCGTTCCTGGCGCCCTGGCTCGTCGAGATCGCCGTGAAGTTCGGTCCCTGGGACTATTTCGCCCTGATGATCGTCGCCTTCGTCACGGTGTCGGCGACCTTCGGCGACTCGCCGCTGCGCGGCCTCACCAGCCTGTTCCTCGGCATCACGCTGGGGCTCGTCGGCATCGACAAGCTGACCGGCCAGGCCCGCCTGACCTTCGGCGTGCCGGAGCTGCTCAACGGCGTCGAGGTAACGACGCTGGCCGTTGGCCTCTTCGCCGTGGGCGAAGCCTTCTACGTCGCCTCCAAGCGCTTCCACGCCCCGGAGGAGATCATCCCGATCAGGGGCTCGCTGTGGATGACCAAGCAGGACTGGAAGCGCTCCTGGGCGCCGTGGCTGCGTGGCACCGCCTTCGGCTTCCCGATCGGCGCTCTTCCGGCTGGCGGCGCCGAAGTCCCGACCTTCCTGAGTTACTCGACCGAGAAGAGGCTCTGCAAATACCCGGAAGAGTTCGGCAAGGGCGCAATCGAGGGTGTCGCCGGGCCGGAAGCGGCCAACAACGCCTCCGCCGCGGGCACGCTGGTGCCGCTGCTCACGCTCGGCCTGCCGACCTCGGCGACGGCGGCGATCATGCTCGCCGGCTTCCAGCAATACGGTCTCAACCCGGGCCCGCTGCTCTTCGCCGAGCGGCCGGATCTCGTCTGGGGCCTGATCGCCTCGCTCTTCATCGCCAACGTCATGCTGGTGATCCTGAACCTGCCGCTGATCGGGCTCTGGGTCCGGCTGCTCGCGATCCCGCAACCCTGGCTCTATGCCGGCATCCTCGTCTTCGCGACGATGGGCACGCTCGCGGTCAACGGCTCGCCGGTCGAATTGACTATGCTCTTTCTCTTCGGCTTCGTCGGCTACCTGATGCGCCGTTACGACTATCCGGTCGCGCCGATGGTCGTCGGTCTCATCCTTGGGCCGATGGCAGAGCAGCAGTTACGCCGCGCGCTCCAGATCAGCCTCGGTGATCCGATGATCCTGCTGGAGAATCCGATCTCGGCGACGCTGCTCGGCATTGCCTTCCTCGCTTTGGTCGCGCCCTTCCTGATGCATGGGCTGAACCGCTTCAAGGCCTCGGAGGACTGA
- a CDS encoding aldehyde reductase, producing MTRDLVLVTGGSGFVAGHCILKLLAAGFDVRATLRSPARESRLREALKEAGIDAGERLQIATADLLQDDGWDAAMSGCAHALHVASPLASAAPKDEDELIRPAREGTLRVLRAAHRAEVKRVVLTSSFAAIGYGRVLKRPYDERDWTNPAAPGLAAYPKSKTLAELAAWDFVDGEGQGLELAVVNPVGIFGPLLGPDLSASILLVKTMLEGRLWAVPRLMFGVVDVRDVADLHLRAMTDPAAAGERFLATAGDFMTMQAIAQALKDGLGQQAAGVSTRVLPDWLVRFAARFSATARQAATPELGRVKNATSAKAIAMLGWQPRPAAEALVATGESLLQLGLVSPPRP from the coding sequence ATGACCCGCGACCTCGTTCTGGTGACCGGAGGCTCCGGCTTTGTCGCGGGACATTGCATCCTGAAGCTTCTCGCTGCGGGCTTCGATGTTCGTGCCACGCTGCGCTCGCCGGCGCGGGAAAGCCGTTTGAGGGAAGCCCTGAAAGAGGCGGGGATCGATGCGGGCGAGCGCCTGCAGATCGCTACCGCCGATCTGTTGCAGGATGACGGATGGGATGCGGCGATGTCCGGTTGCGCCCATGCGCTGCACGTCGCATCGCCGCTGGCGTCCGCTGCCCCCAAGGACGAGGACGAGCTGATCCGTCCGGCGCGCGAAGGTACGCTGCGCGTTCTCCGCGCCGCTCACCGCGCGGAGGTGAAGCGCGTCGTGCTGACCTCTTCCTTCGCGGCCATCGGCTATGGCCGCGTGCTGAAGCGCCCCTATGACGAGCGCGACTGGACCAATCCGGCCGCGCCGGGCCTCGCCGCCTATCCGAAGTCGAAGACGCTGGCCGAGCTTGCCGCGTGGGATTTCGTCGACGGGGAAGGGCAGGGACTCGAACTCGCCGTGGTCAATCCGGTCGGCATCTTCGGCCCGCTGCTCGGGCCGGATCTTTCCGCCTCGATCCTGCTGGTGAAGACCATGCTGGAAGGCAGGCTCTGGGCGGTTCCACGCCTGATGTTCGGCGTTGTCGACGTGCGCGACGTCGCCGACCTGCATCTGCGCGCCATGACCGACCCGGCCGCTGCCGGGGAGCGCTTCCTCGCCACCGCCGGCGACTTCATGACGATGCAGGCCATCGCCCAGGCGCTGAAGGACGGGCTCGGCCAGCAGGCGGCAGGCGTCTCGACCCGCGTGCTGCCGGATTGGCTGGTGCGTTTCGCCGCGCGCTTCAGCGCGACGGCGCGTCAGGCGGCGACGCCGGAGCTCGGCCGCGTCAAGAATGCGACCAGCGCCAAGGCGATAGCCATGCTGGGCTGGCAGCCTAGGCCGGCGGCAGAGGCTCTCGTCGCGACCGGCGAGAGCCTGCTGCAACTTGGGCTGGTCAGTCCTCCGAGGCCTTGA
- a CDS encoding DUF2059 domain-containing protein — MIRHILASLALGLALLGAAPAFAQAPTLTPSHLQAAREVMDLTGVTQNITNIYREFEESAKGFVATRPEMAKDTDAVLGELKAEADKRSEEMIKTAAAVFASKMTEADLKAVAGFFKSEVGQRYTSLRGKAMEEIFPLLQPWSVQTSNYLFDRFSQEMRKRGHTL; from the coding sequence ATGATCCGCCATATTCTCGCCAGCCTGGCCCTCGGCCTCGCACTGCTCGGTGCCGCTCCGGCCTTCGCCCAGGCACCGACACTGACGCCGAGCCATCTCCAGGCGGCGCGCGAGGTCATGGACCTGACCGGCGTCACGCAGAATATCACCAACATCTATCGCGAATTCGAAGAGAGCGCGAAGGGCTTCGTGGCGACCCGGCCGGAAATGGCGAAAGACACGGACGCCGTGCTCGGCGAGCTGAAGGCCGAGGCCGACAAGCGCTCTGAGGAGATGATCAAGACCGCTGCCGCCGTGTTCGCCAGCAAGATGACCGAAGCTGACCTGAAGGCTGTTGCCGGCTTCTTCAAGTCCGAAGTCGGGCAGCGCTATACCAGCCTGCGCGGCAAGGCGATGGAAGAAATCTTCCCGCTGCTTCAGCCCTGGAGCGTGCAGACCAGCAACTACCTCTTCGATCGTTTCTCGCAGGAAATGCGCAAGCGCGGCCATACGCTCTGA
- the rpiA gene encoding ribose-5-phosphate isomerase RpiA, producing MNADDLKKQAAARALELVRPGMRLGLGTGSTAKHFVDLLGTKVASGFEVICVATSEATQAQAVSLGIPMSTLDETPELDLTVDGADEVDPQLRLIKGGGAALLREKIVAAASARMIVIADDGKLVQKLGRFPLPIEVVPFGLEATRRAVAQAVAASGSAGKLSLRQRPDGTTLVTDGGHFILDAHLGAIERPELLAQALNMVPGVVEHGLFIGLAAGAILAGADGLKLLGKIE from the coding sequence ATGAACGCCGATGATCTGAAAAAGCAGGCGGCCGCCCGCGCACTCGAACTCGTGCGGCCGGGCATGCGGCTTGGACTCGGAACGGGTTCCACCGCGAAGCACTTCGTCGATCTGCTCGGTACGAAGGTCGCATCCGGCTTCGAGGTGATCTGTGTTGCCACCTCCGAGGCGACGCAGGCGCAGGCCGTCTCCTTGGGCATTCCGATGTCGACGCTCGACGAGACGCCCGAACTCGACCTGACGGTCGATGGCGCCGACGAGGTCGATCCGCAGCTGCGTCTGATCAAGGGCGGCGGTGCGGCACTGCTGCGCGAGAAGATTGTCGCCGCCGCTTCCGCGCGCATGATCGTCATCGCCGATGATGGCAAGCTGGTGCAGAAGCTCGGCCGCTTCCCGCTGCCGATCGAGGTGGTGCCCTTCGGGCTGGAGGCGACGCGCCGTGCGGTCGCTCAGGCCGTCGCCGCTTCCGGCTCCGCCGGCAAGCTCTCGCTGCGTCAGCGGCCGGACGGCACGACGCTGGTCACCGATGGCGGGCATTTCATCCTCGACGCCCATCTCGGCGCCATAGAGCGGCCGGAATTATTGGCTCAGGCTCTGAACATGGTGCCGGGGGTCGTGGAGCATGGCCTGTTCATCGGTCTCGCGGCCGGAGCGATCCTCGCCGGTGCGGACGGGCTCAAGCTGCTCGGCAAGATCGAATAA
- a CDS encoding HAD family hydrolase, with the protein MSLPPIVVFDLDGTLAETAPDIMRVLNVILVREGLPALPLNRARELVGAGARALIERGFKVSGRPLDTETLERLFEDFLVIYADDAASHSHLFDGVLGALDTLADEGYALAVCTNKPILHTRLILDHFDIAKRFAAVAGRDSFPWFKPDPRHLTMTIEAAKADASRAVMIGDSRTDIATARAASIPSICVPFGYTDVPIETLEPDFVIQHFDELPDAVDRALNLVPARP; encoded by the coding sequence ATGAGCCTGCCCCCGATCGTCGTCTTCGATCTCGACGGAACGCTCGCCGAGACCGCACCGGACATCATGCGGGTTCTGAACGTCATCCTGGTACGCGAAGGCCTGCCCGCCTTGCCGTTGAACCGGGCACGCGAGCTCGTCGGAGCGGGCGCGCGAGCCCTGATCGAACGCGGCTTCAAGGTGTCGGGCCGGCCGCTCGATACTGAAACCCTGGAGCGGCTCTTCGAGGATTTCCTCGTCATCTACGCCGATGACGCCGCCTCCCACAGCCATCTTTTCGACGGCGTGCTGGGCGCGCTCGATACACTGGCCGACGAGGGCTACGCGCTCGCCGTCTGCACCAACAAGCCGATCCTGCACACGCGCCTGATCCTCGACCATTTCGACATCGCCAAACGCTTCGCCGCCGTGGCGGGACGCGACAGCTTCCCCTGGTTCAAGCCCGATCCGCGCCATCTCACGATGACCATCGAGGCAGCGAAGGCCGACGCTTCGCGCGCCGTGATGATCGGCGATTCCCGCACGGACATCGCGACGGCGCGCGCGGCGAGCATCCCGTCCATCTGCGTGCCCTTCGGCTATACCGACGTGCCGATCGAGACGCTGGAGCCGGATTTCGTCATCCAGCATTTCGACGAGCTGCCGGATGCTGTGGATCGTGCGCTCAATCTGGTGCCGGCACGTCCTTGA
- a CDS encoding transglycosylase SLT domain-containing protein: MISGVFRRLASPAQRLIAALLALCLLPGPGHAAEEPLPPSSGIQDALCRLIDDAAREHAVPPAFLTRLIFQESSFRPHVTSSAGAQGVAQFMPGTARERGLLDPFDPEQAVPKAAHFLAEQRGRFGNWGLAAAAYNGGPNRLAGWLAARTAGQTRFLPMETENYVLLITGASVEDWAEDARNSGNGDGRSPPARPATSDPQAACAPTLVAIRQSRPALPVIAEAPFAPWGVQLAGNFSKARALASFQRASARHSTIIGELQPMIIGTRLRSRGTRAFYRVRLPAATRAEASALCRRIQVDRGACVVLRS; the protein is encoded by the coding sequence ATGATCTCAGGCGTTTTCCGCCGTCTGGCCAGCCCCGCGCAGCGACTTATCGCCGCCCTGCTTGCGCTCTGCCTGCTGCCCGGCCCCGGGCATGCTGCTGAAGAGCCGTTGCCGCCTTCATCGGGCATCCAGGATGCGCTGTGCCGCCTGATCGACGACGCCGCGCGGGAACACGCGGTGCCGCCAGCCTTCCTGACCCGGCTGATCTTCCAGGAATCGAGCTTCCGCCCGCATGTCACGAGCTCGGCCGGCGCACAGGGCGTGGCCCAATTCATGCCCGGCACGGCGCGCGAGCGCGGCCTCCTCGATCCGTTCGATCCGGAGCAGGCCGTGCCCAAGGCTGCGCATTTCCTGGCCGAGCAGCGCGGGCGCTTTGGCAATTGGGGGCTTGCGGCGGCAGCCTATAATGGCGGCCCGAACCGCCTTGCCGGCTGGCTCGCTGCCCGCACCGCCGGGCAGACCCGTTTCCTGCCGATGGAGACCGAGAACTACGTCCTGCTGATTACCGGGGCCTCGGTCGAGGACTGGGCCGAGGATGCCCGCAACAGCGGCAATGGCGACGGGCGCTCGCCGCCGGCTCGGCCGGCGACAAGCGATCCGCAAGCGGCCTGCGCGCCGACGCTGGTCGCGATCCGGCAATCGCGTCCCGCCCTCCCCGTCATTGCGGAAGCGCCCTTCGCGCCCTGGGGCGTCCAGCTCGCCGGCAATTTCTCCAAAGCCCGCGCGCTCGCCAGCTTCCAACGGGCCAGTGCCCGGCACAGCACGATCATCGGCGAGCTTCAGCCGATGATCATCGGCACGCGGCTGCGCAGCCGCGGTACGCGCGCATTCTACCGGGTCCGGCTGCCCGCCGCGACGCGCGCCGAGGCGAGCGCGCTGTGCCGACGCATCCAGGTCGACCGTGGGGCATGCGTTGTCCTGAGGAGCTGA
- a CDS encoding L,D-transpeptidase — MIRSIRLAMLAGLGLLALGSAARAEIDPLTRQPLVQYVDPAKAQATAIPREVVDYPTRYQPGTIVINSAERRLYFVMPNGKAVRYGVGVGRPGFDWAGSQSITRKAEWPSWTPPSQMLKRRPDLPRFMPGGPDNPLGARAMYLGSTLYRIHGSNEPETIGQAVSSGCIRMLNEDVIDLYERTRVGTRVVVAR; from the coding sequence ATGATCCGCTCCATCCGTCTGGCCATGCTCGCTGGCCTAGGCCTGCTTGCCCTCGGCTCCGCTGCCCGGGCCGAAATCGACCCGCTGACCCGCCAGCCGCTGGTGCAGTATGTCGACCCGGCGAAGGCACAGGCCACCGCCATTCCGCGCGAGGTCGTCGACTATCCGACGAGGTATCAGCCGGGCACGATCGTGATCAATTCGGCCGAGCGCCGCCTCTATTTCGTGATGCCCAACGGCAAGGCGGTGCGCTATGGCGTTGGCGTCGGCCGCCCGGGCTTCGATTGGGCCGGCAGCCAGAGCATCACCCGCAAGGCCGAGTGGCCGAGCTGGACCCCGCCGTCGCAGATGCTGAAGCGCCGTCCCGACCTGCCGCGCTTCATGCCCGGCGGCCCGGACAACCCGCTCGGCGCCCGCGCCATGTATCTCGGTTCGACGCTCTACCGCATCCACGGCTCGAACGAGCCGGAGACGATCGGCCAGGCCGTCTCCTCGGGCTGCATCCGCATGCTGAACGAGGACGTCATCGATCTCTACGAGCGCACCAGGGTCGGTACCCGCGTCGTCGTCGCGCGCTGA